In one Rhopalosiphum padi isolate XX-2018 chromosome 3, ASM2088224v1, whole genome shotgun sequence genomic region, the following are encoded:
- the LOC132927871 gene encoding LOW QUALITY PROTEIN: pyridoxal kinase-like (The sequence of the model RefSeq protein was modified relative to this genomic sequence to represent the inferred CDS: inserted 1 base in 1 codon), whose translation MESNKRVFSIQSHVVSGYVGNKCAVFPLQVMGFEVDTINSVQLSNHTGYKTYRGQGLNEINLAELITGLVENELHNYSYLLTGYIGCPMFLKKIAEVYKILKEKNPDLIYVCDPVMGDNKKMYIPKEILDVYKNEIIHXTDILTPNAYELELLTGITITTVNDIYKALNILNNQGCKTIVVSSSNLSSNSVIKCIGRHFSSDEYVELDIPIIDQHFTGTGDLFTALLLIWTNLTNNDLKRSMEKTVATIQAVLNCTIKYTNENGSKKPMSKKELKLIQSFNDIQNPEVTIFGTTNKIV comes from the exons ATGGAATCTAATAAAAGAGTATTCTCCATCCAAAGTCATGTTGTTAGTGgatatgtaggtaataaatGTGCCGTCTTTCCATTACAG GTAATGGGTTTTGAGGTTGATACTATAAATTCTGTGCAGTTATCAAATCATACTGGATATAAAACTTATCGTGGCCAAGGATTAAACGAAATTAATTTAG CGGAATTAATAACTGGTCTTGTTGAGAATGAATTGCATAATTATTCATATCTATTAACTGGTTACATCGGATGTCCaatgtttttaaagaaaattgcagaagtttataaaatattaaaagagaaAAATCCAGATTTGATATATG tttgtgATCCTGTAATGggcgataataaaaaaatgtatattccaAAAGAAATATTAGATGTTTATAAGAATGAAATCATAC TTACTGATATCCTTACACCGAATGCATATGAATTAGA GTTATTAACTGGTATAACTATTACAACTGTCAATGACATTTATAAGGccttgaatatattaaataatcaggGTTGTAAGACAATAGTTGTATCATCTTCCAACTTATCTTCAAAttctgttataaaatgtattggaaGACATTTTTCTT ctgATGAATATGTAGAATTAGATATTCCCATAATCGATCAACACTTTACTGGCACTGGAGATTTATTTACTGCTTTGTTATTAATATGGACAAACTTAACTAATAATGACTTGAAACGTTCCATGGAAAAAACAGTTGCAACTATTCAGGCGGTATTAAATTGTaccataaaat acaCAAATGAAAATGGTTCAAAAAAACCAATGAgcaaaaaagaattaaaattaattcaaagttTTAATGATATTCAAAATCCTGAAGTAACAATATTTGGtactacaaataaaattgtataa
- the LOC132927859 gene encoding uncharacterized protein LOC132927859 produces the protein MAPKKSAYFTFLKRYRDYEIRKGRQPSSYEQLSISLSPVWNNMTEGQKDRYKVLANRCISNTNHNIEQPLNHISNEEEIRLAVYDMEKLVAEMFENIPNDQELLNKKFILLHINCHSFDEEQYYFPAEISAIEFNLKNGLSRTYQQIIGFSENKLKGCPPGHPYPMRRYAKQYHQIDCLDKHPDDYENIFFEFLTFLKDGIINKTDVKEGKLDLPYLFTVESNVDENNIKKTINSLERLYSSAFPEVDAEVCKSTFKIGNAEQLLLEIKKKMNLPSDDDHHLVRVLEYEYYVQAFCCKYHESIRTTNFKCSKARIIQWMTNICNHINTFIDLNLVPGRHMAARLNDHSILIIENAHLPLTAADLNLNKNASYYDILPNSRISPQS, from the exons ATGGCTCCCAAGAAATCGGCTTATTTCACTTTCTTAAAACGTTATAGAGATTATGAAATTAGAAAAGGAAGACAACCTTCAAGCTACGAACAATTAAGTATTAGCTTATCACCAGTATGGAAT aatatGACTGAAGGTCAAAAAGACAGATACAAAGTCCTTGCTAATAGAtgtatttcaaatacaaatcataatatagaaCAGCCGTTGAATCATATTAGTAATGAAGAAGAAATTAGACTTGCTGTTTATGACATGGAGAAACTTGTAGCTGAAATGTTTGAAAACATACCTAACGATCAGG aattattaaataaaaagtttattttattacatataaactgTCATTCTTTTGATgaagaacaatattattttcctgCTGAAATATCAgcaatagaatttaatttaaaaaatgggcTTTCTCGCACCTATCAACAAATTATTGGctttt CTGAAAATAAACTTAAAGGTTGTCCTCCAGGTCATCCTTATCCAATGAGAAGATATGCTAAGCAATATCATCAAATTGATTGTTTGGATAAACATCCGGATGattacgaaaatatatttttcgaatttttaacatttcttaAG gatgGAATAATCAACAAAACGGACGTAAAAGAAGGCAAGTTAGATTTACCATATTTGTTTACAGTAGAGTCCAATGTCGACgagaataatataaagaaaacaattaatagCTTGGAAAGGTTGTACTCCTCAGCTTTTCCTGAAg ttgatgCTGAAGTTTGTAAATCTACATTCAAAATAGGAAATGCTGagcaattattattagaaataaaaaaaaaaatgaatctacCTTCAGATGATGATCATCATTTGGTTAGGGTTttagaatatgaatattatgtacaagCATTCTGTTGTAAG tacCATGAATCAATACGTACTACTAATTTCAAATGTTCCAAAGCACGCATTATTCAGTGGatgacaaatatttgtaatcacataaatacatttattgatttaaacctTGTACCTGGCAGACATATGGCAGCTCGATTAAATGATCATTCAATTTTG ATAATTGAAAATGCTCATTTGCCTCTCACAGCagcagatttaaatttaaacaaaaatgctTCCTATTATGATATATTGCCCAACTCTAGAATATCACCACAatcataa